A single genomic interval of Burkholderia cepacia ATCC 25416 harbors:
- a CDS encoding Tex family protein — MTETVALKIVQRIATELSVQPRQVAAAVQLLDEGSTVPFIARYRKEVTGNLDDTQLRQLEERLLYLRELEDRRAAILSSIDEQGKLTDELRAAIDAADSKQVLEDLYLPYKPKRRTRAQIAREAGLEPLAQALLANPLLDPQAEAAAYVDADKGVADVKAALDGARDILSEQFGETAELLGKLRDYLHSQGVVSSAVVEGKENEEGEKFRDYYDYAETIRTVPSHRALALFRGRNAGVLTIKLGLGEELDAQVPHPGEAMIARHFGIANQNRPADKWLSDVCRWCWRVKVQPHIENELLTQLRETAETEAIRVFARNLNDLLLAAPAGPKAVIGLDPGLRTGVKVAVVDRTGKVLATDTIYPHEPRRDWDGSIAKLARLAAQTQAELISIGNGTASRETDKLASELIAKHPELRLQKIVVSEAGASVYSASELAAKEFPDMDVSLRGAVSIARRLQDPLAELVKIEPKAIGVGQYQHDVNQRELARSLDAVVEDCVNAVGVDANTASAALLARVSGLNATLARNIVDYRDANGPFPSREHLRKVPRLGDKTFEQAAGFLRINGGENPLDRSSVHPEAYPVVERMLAKISKRIDDVLGNREALSGLSPTEFVDERFGLPTVRDILSELEKPGRDPRPEFKTATFREGVEKVSDLVPGMTLEGVVTNVAAFGAFVDIGVHQDGLVHVSAMSTKFIKDPHEVVKAGQVVKVKVLDVDVKRQRIALTMRLDDEAAAPGTPSRGGQDRGNAGRGAARPQRSREPEPAGAMAAAFAKLKR; from the coding sequence ATGACGGAAACCGTAGCACTCAAGATCGTACAGCGCATCGCCACCGAACTGTCCGTCCAGCCGCGCCAGGTCGCGGCGGCCGTGCAACTCCTCGACGAAGGCTCGACCGTTCCGTTCATTGCCCGGTACCGCAAGGAAGTGACCGGCAACCTGGACGACACGCAGTTGCGCCAGCTCGAGGAACGCCTCCTGTATCTGCGCGAGCTCGAGGACCGCCGCGCGGCGATCCTGTCGAGCATCGACGAACAGGGCAAGCTGACCGACGAGCTGCGCGCCGCGATCGACGCGGCCGACAGCAAGCAGGTGCTCGAAGACCTTTATCTGCCGTACAAGCCGAAGCGCCGCACGCGCGCGCAGATCGCCCGCGAGGCCGGCCTCGAACCGCTCGCGCAGGCCCTGCTCGCGAACCCGCTGCTCGACCCGCAGGCCGAGGCGGCCGCCTACGTCGACGCCGACAAGGGCGTTGCCGACGTGAAGGCCGCGCTCGACGGCGCGCGCGACATCCTGTCCGAACAGTTCGGCGAAACGGCCGAACTGCTCGGCAAGCTGCGCGATTACCTGCACAGCCAGGGCGTCGTGTCGTCGGCCGTCGTCGAGGGCAAGGAAAACGAGGAAGGCGAGAAATTCCGCGACTATTACGACTACGCGGAAACGATCAGGACCGTGCCGTCGCATCGTGCCCTCGCACTGTTCCGCGGCCGCAACGCGGGCGTGCTGACGATCAAGCTCGGCCTCGGCGAAGAGCTCGACGCCCAGGTGCCGCATCCCGGCGAGGCGATGATCGCGCGCCATTTCGGCATCGCGAACCAGAACCGTCCGGCCGACAAATGGCTGTCCGACGTATGCCGCTGGTGCTGGCGCGTGAAGGTGCAGCCGCACATCGAGAACGAACTCCTCACGCAGCTGCGCGAAACGGCCGAAACCGAAGCGATCCGCGTGTTCGCGCGCAACCTGAACGACCTGCTGCTGGCCGCGCCGGCCGGCCCGAAGGCCGTGATCGGTCTCGACCCCGGCCTGCGCACGGGCGTGAAGGTCGCGGTCGTCGACCGCACCGGCAAGGTGCTCGCGACCGATACGATCTACCCGCACGAGCCGCGCCGCGACTGGGACGGCTCGATCGCGAAACTCGCACGCCTCGCCGCGCAGACGCAGGCCGAGCTGATCAGCATCGGCAACGGCACCGCCTCGCGCGAAACCGACAAGCTCGCGAGCGAGCTGATCGCGAAACACCCGGAGCTGCGCCTGCAGAAAATCGTCGTGTCGGAAGCCGGCGCGTCGGTCTACTCGGCGTCCGAACTCGCGGCGAAGGAATTCCCCGACATGGACGTGTCGCTGCGCGGCGCCGTGTCGATCGCGCGCCGCCTGCAGGATCCGCTAGCCGAACTCGTGAAGATCGAGCCGAAGGCGATCGGCGTCGGCCAGTACCAGCACGACGTGAACCAGCGCGAACTCGCCCGCTCGCTCGACGCGGTCGTCGAGGATTGCGTGAACGCGGTCGGCGTCGACGCGAACACCGCGTCGGCCGCGCTGCTGGCGCGCGTGTCGGGCCTGAACGCGACGCTCGCGCGCAACATCGTCGACTACCGCGACGCAAACGGCCCGTTCCCGTCGCGCGAGCACCTGCGCAAGGTCCCGCGCCTCGGCGACAAGACCTTCGAACAGGCCGCCGGCTTCCTGCGCATCAACGGCGGCGAGAATCCGCTCGACCGCTCGTCGGTGCACCCGGAAGCGTATCCGGTCGTCGAGCGGATGCTCGCGAAGATCAGCAAGCGCATCGACGACGTGCTCGGCAACCGCGAAGCGCTGTCGGGCCTGTCCCCGACGGAATTTGTTGACGAGCGTTTCGGCCTGCCGACCGTGCGCGACATCCTGTCCGAACTGGAGAAACCGGGCCGCGATCCGCGTCCGGAGTTCAAGACCGCGACGTTCCGCGAAGGCGTCGAGAAGGTGTCGGATCTCGTGCCGGGCATGACGCTCGAAGGCGTCGTGACGAACGTCGCCGCGTTCGGCGCGTTCGTGGATATCGGCGTTCACCAGGACGGGCTCGTCCACGTGTCCGCGATGTCGACGAAGTTCATCAAGGACCCGCACGAAGTCGTGAAGGCCGGCCAGGTCGTCAAGGTGAAGGTGCTCGACGTCGACGTGAAACGCCAGCGGATTGCGCTGACGATGCGCCTCGACGACGAGGCAGCAGCGCCCGGCACGCCGTCGCGCGGCGGCCAGGATCGCGGCAACGCGGGGCGCGGCGCCGCCCGCCCGCAGCGTTCGCGCGAGCCGGAACCGGCCGGCGCAATGGCCGCGGCGTTCGCGAAGCTGAAGCGCTGA